A region of Brevundimonas sp. NIBR10 DNA encodes the following proteins:
- a CDS encoding FAD-dependent monooxygenase, with the protein MKIGIVGAGPAGLYLALILGKRLPGASIDVYEQNPRDATYGFGVGLNSSSWGRMRMADEASHDEIMRSAYFGRHQLLGHRGERILVERDGYGAGIGRLTLLGILKRHAEAAGARIHYDVRLEGLDRFADCDLVVGSDGSNSIVRRAHEAEFGTRSRTLTNRMAWYGSDRHYAPPFLIFKKTEFGYFWSVGYAHTELTSTFVAECDDEAWRRSGLGEMSHDEQVAFSTAMFAEELDGGNLITNNSIWRALTMVEVDNWSVGNRVLIGDALHSPHPTIGSGTRMAMDDAVTLAFSIIENPNDVDAALATFRKVREPAKAKLVEARDRSIAWYENVGEIADRLEPVPFVFDFMMRTGRIGLDRLRSEFPDFMERYGHLAPPDDAPSLALAG; encoded by the coding sequence ATGAAAATCGGGATCGTCGGCGCCGGCCCGGCCGGCCTCTACCTCGCGCTGATCCTGGGCAAGCGTCTCCCCGGGGCCAGCATCGATGTCTATGAACAGAATCCGAGGGACGCGACCTACGGCTTCGGTGTCGGCCTGAACAGCTCCAGCTGGGGGCGTATGCGCATGGCGGATGAGGCGTCACACGACGAGATCATGCGTTCGGCCTATTTCGGCCGGCATCAGCTTCTGGGTCACCGGGGCGAACGCATCCTGGTCGAGCGCGACGGCTATGGCGCAGGCATCGGGCGCCTGACCCTGCTCGGCATTCTCAAACGCCACGCCGAAGCCGCCGGGGCGCGGATCCATTATGACGTCCGGCTTGAGGGCCTGGACCGGTTCGCGGACTGCGACCTGGTCGTCGGCTCCGACGGCAGCAATTCGATCGTCCGCCGGGCGCATGAGGCGGAGTTCGGCACGCGAAGCCGGACCCTGACCAACCGGATGGCTTGGTACGGTTCCGACCGGCACTACGCGCCGCCGTTCCTGATCTTCAAGAAGACGGAGTTCGGCTATTTCTGGTCGGTGGGCTACGCCCACACCGAGCTGACCAGCACCTTCGTGGCGGAATGCGACGACGAAGCCTGGCGGCGCTCCGGGCTCGGCGAAATGTCCCACGACGAACAGGTCGCGTTTAGCACGGCGATGTTCGCCGAAGAGCTCGACGGCGGCAATCTGATCACCAACAACTCGATCTGGCGCGCCCTGACGATGGTCGAGGTGGACAACTGGTCGGTCGGCAACCGCGTCCTGATCGGAGACGCCCTGCACAGTCCGCACCCGACCATCGGCTCCGGAACGCGGATGGCCATGGATGATGCGGTCACCCTCGCCTTCTCCATCATCGAGAACCCGAACGACGTCGACGCCGCCCTCGCCACCTTCCGCAAGGTGCGTGAACCGGCCAAGGCCAAGCTCGTTGAGGCGCGCGATCGCAGCATCGCCTGGTATGAAAATGTCGGCGAGATCGCCGACCGTCTGGAGCCCGTGCCGTTCGTCTTCGACTTCATGATGCGAACCGGCCGCATCGGGCTGGACCGTCTGCGCTCCGAGTTCCCCGACTTCATGGAGCGGTACGGCCATCTTGCGCCGCCCGATGACGCCCCCTCTTTGGCGTTGGCGGGATGA
- a CDS encoding VOC family protein yields the protein MTEPDLTLTLNGVHHTARPTWKLRETVEFYRDIMGLPLIHCIAARGWGPNDHPDFLHFFFDSGNGSTIAFFYYIGTDRPTELVQKEHHFDRATHTAWQVPDLETLARWRARLEGKGLEIRYQLRHEVIESIYCLDPNGYSVEITAPLRPFVPLDALDAEMSIQAAIEAEDAAAAAGDRLRSITDIWERKGQLVARLLETAA from the coding sequence ATGACTGAGCCAGACCTGACCCTGACGCTGAATGGCGTCCACCATACCGCCCGGCCAACCTGGAAGCTGCGCGAGACCGTCGAATTCTATCGCGACATCATGGGCCTTCCCCTGATCCACTGCATCGCGGCGCGCGGCTGGGGCCCCAACGACCACCCCGACTTCCTGCATTTCTTCTTCGACAGCGGAAACGGCAGCACGATCGCCTTCTTCTACTATATCGGCACCGATCGGCCCACGGAGCTGGTGCAGAAGGAACACCACTTCGACCGGGCCACCCACACGGCCTGGCAGGTCCCCGATCTGGAAACCCTCGCCCGGTGGCGCGCCCGCCTTGAGGGCAAGGGTCTCGAGATCCGCTATCAGCTCCGTCACGAAGTGATCGAGTCGATCTACTGCCTGGACCCGAACGGCTACAGCGTCGAAATCACCGCGCCACTGCGCCCCTTCGTCCCCCTCGACGCCCTTGACGCCGAGATGTCGATCCAGGCCGCGATCGAGGCGGAGGACGCCGCCGCCGCCGCCGGCGACCGGCTGCGCAGCATCACCGACATCTGGGAACGCAAGGGCCAGCTTGTCGCCCGTCTTCTGGAGACCGCGGCATGA
- a CDS encoding AMP-binding protein: MTQDTARVDRVARPMPGVIYPDPVRLAKYLSAGELPRRGLIDGLMDSFTRNADRAALWYEGETVTYADLDVRSDRAAAGFLALGMKPLDRALFQMRNSPEFYVAFIGCLKAGIIPICSLLAHREHEIEYLATEGHARMHLVDGDDPRFDLVAFARAVQTRTPTLKFIVAARGAPAADITRLDALTEAQTPEAARATVAAVPRDPFQVAIFQLSGGTTGVPKIIPRFQNDYLLNMTLTIERLGYRADDTMFIAYPPIHNAAMGCCWGPTLLAGGTVAIASELSGESFARLITDARPTWIAQLISGLTPYFQQAQALGADFSSVRALWQAGSTEMAEQARAWLGVPTWQMFGMTEGLNLYPRTGDPEDVWKTTLGRPLSDWDEVVILEPEGSREVRDGEVGEMACRGPFIVPGYFNAPARNREAFTEDGFYRSGDLMSRVRIGGLSYFRYEGRLKDVISRGGEKINAAEVEGVLLRHPAVMHAAVVAYPCPRMGERACAMIVLKADAPGFDLAELQRFFGAVGVAKFKWPERVQTVAALSLTKVGKIDKAAMKKAVIAALEQEGQAAA; encoded by the coding sequence ATGACCCAGGACACGGCTCGCGTCGACAGGGTCGCCCGGCCGATGCCCGGCGTCATCTACCCCGACCCTGTGAGGCTGGCGAAATACCTGTCCGCCGGCGAGTTGCCCCGCCGCGGCCTGATCGACGGGCTGATGGACAGCTTCACGCGAAACGCGGACCGCGCCGCGCTCTGGTACGAGGGCGAAACCGTCACCTATGCCGATCTGGACGTTCGCAGCGATCGTGCGGCCGCAGGCTTTCTGGCCCTGGGCATGAAGCCGCTGGACCGCGCGCTTTTCCAGATGCGGAATTCGCCGGAATTCTACGTCGCCTTCATCGGCTGTCTCAAGGCCGGCATCATCCCGATCTGCTCGCTTCTCGCCCATCGCGAGCACGAGATCGAATATCTGGCGACCGAGGGCCACGCCCGGATGCACCTCGTCGACGGGGACGATCCCAGATTCGATCTGGTGGCCTTCGCCAGAGCCGTGCAGACCCGCACGCCGACGCTCAAATTCATCGTCGCGGCCCGCGGAGCTCCCGCAGCCGACATCACACGCCTTGACGCCCTGACGGAGGCCCAGACGCCCGAGGCGGCGCGCGCCACCGTGGCCGCGGTGCCCCGCGATCCGTTCCAGGTCGCGATCTTCCAGCTGTCCGGGGGCACCACCGGAGTGCCCAAGATCATCCCGCGGTTCCAGAACGACTATCTCCTGAACATGACGCTGACGATCGAGCGGCTCGGTTACCGGGCCGACGACACCATGTTCATCGCCTATCCCCCCATTCACAACGCCGCCATGGGCTGCTGCTGGGGCCCCACCCTGCTGGCCGGCGGAACCGTGGCCATCGCCTCCGAGCTCAGCGGCGAGAGCTTCGCCCGCCTCATCACGGACGCCCGTCCGACCTGGATCGCCCAGCTGATCAGCGGGCTGACGCCCTATTTCCAGCAGGCCCAGGCCCTGGGCGCCGATTTCTCGAGCGTGCGCGCCCTGTGGCAGGCGGGCTCGACGGAAATGGCGGAACAGGCCCGCGCCTGGCTCGGCGTCCCGACCTGGCAGATGTTCGGGATGACCGAAGGGCTGAACCTCTATCCGCGGACGGGCGACCCGGAGGACGTCTGGAAGACCACGCTCGGCCGGCCGTTATCGGACTGGGACGAGGTCGTGATCCTCGAGCCGGAAGGATCGCGTGAGGTTCGCGACGGCGAGGTGGGCGAGATGGCCTGCAGAGGCCCCTTTATCGTGCCCGGGTATTTCAACGCCCCGGCGCGGAACCGCGAAGCCTTCACCGAGGACGGCTTTTACCGCAGCGGGGACCTGATGAGCCGGGTCCGGATCGGCGGGCTCAGCTACTTCCGCTACGAGGGTCGCCTCAAGGACGTCATCAGCCGGGGCGGAGAAAAGATCAACGCCGCGGAAGTCGAAGGCGTCCTGCTCCGACACCCTGCGGTCATGCATGCCGCGGTCGTCGCCTATCCCTGTCCCCGGATGGGCGAGCGCGCCTGCGCCATGATCGTGCTCAAGGCCGATGCGCCCGGGTTCGATCTTGCGGAGCTGCAGCGGTTCTTCGGCGCCGTCGGCGTCGCCAAGTTCAAATGGCCCGAACGCGTGCAGACCGTCGCGGCGCTGTCCCTGACCAAGGTCGGCAAGATCGACAAGGCGGCCATGAAGAAGGCCGTCATCGCGGCCCTCGAGCAAGAGGGGCAGGCGGCCGCATGA